A single region of the Fusarium fujikuroi IMI 58289 draft genome, chromosome FFUJ_chr05 genome encodes:
- a CDS encoding probable alpha/beta fold family hydrolase yields the protein MLFKQLLAFGALANGLATRQEKPIWLTLPPTPDLPAPITHKTTHINNVSLWMQEYNKKADAIPIVMDHGGLGYSAYFGSVISRLIKHGYYVIAVDRRGHGRSTFNKNDVFTYEGFAQDTNDLLKSHGISEYNVVGWSDGAITTLAALIDPVMSEPIKKAFIFGGSANPEQTNATFSSTDIFSEFVSRCRTEYAELQPHANFTLFGTKVATMEATLPQFTDEQLGSIDGPRVIIVGAEHEEAVNRDVPEKLHKAINGSHVEILTGVSHFAPLQDPDQFTKAIEEWFEAPIP from the coding sequence ATGTTGTTCAAGCAATTGCTCGCTTTCGGAGCTCTCGCCAACGGTCTGGCTACCCGTCAGGAGAAGCCAATCTGGCTGACTCTCCCACCCACGCCAGACCTGCCAGCACCCATCACCCACAAAACAACCCACATCAACAATGTTTCTCTCTGGATGCAGGAGTACAACAAAAAAGCGGATGCTATCCCTATTGTTATGGACCATGGCGGTCTAGGTTACTCTGCATACTTTGGATCCGTCATCTCCCGTCTTATCAAGCACGGATACTATGTCATTGCTGTTGATCGCCGAGGCCACGGTCGTTCAACCTTCAACAAGAACGATGTCTTCACTTATGAAGGGTTCGCTCAAGATACGAATGATCTGCTGAAGAGCCATGGCATCTCCGAGTACAACGTCGTTGGCTGGTCCGATGGTGCCATCACAACTCTCGCTGCACTCATCGACCCTGTCATGTCAGAACCCATCAAGAAGGCTTTCATCTTTGGAGGATCAGCCAACCCCGAGCAGACCAACGCCACGTTCTCAAGTACAGATATCTTCTCGGAGTTTGTATCTCGCTGCCGTACTGAGTACGCTGAACTACAGCCTCACGCCAACTTCACCCTCTTCGGCACCAAAGTTGCCACGATGGAGGCTACGCTTCCCCAGTTCACGGATGAGCAGCTTGGATCTATCGATGGACCGAGGGTTATCATTGTTGGGGCTGAGCATGAGGAGGCTGTGAACAGAGATGTGCCGGAGAAGTTGCACAAGGCTATCAATGGGAGCCACGTCGAGATTTTGACTGGCGTGAGTCACTTTGCGCCGCTTCAGGATCCTGATCAGTTCACCAAGGCTATCGAGGAATGGTTTGAAGCACCAATCCCTTGA